From the Platichthys flesus chromosome 6, fPlaFle2.1, whole genome shotgun sequence genome, one window contains:
- the tmem60 gene encoding transmembrane protein 60, which produces MKMSLAQRVLLSWIFALIFLIMLVLKLDAKIHWNWFLIFLPIWTFDTILILMLIVKMAGRCKPDFDPRDGEQSLKKRLWYLTALLLKLAFCLTLCSHLERLADMWVSVVCVPLWVLLGGALVELGHSVFHYRRD; this is translated from the coding sequence ATGAAGATGTCCCTGGCCCAGCGGGTGCTCCTCTCCTGGATCTTtgccctcatcttcctcatcatgCTGGTCCTCAAGCTGGACGCCAAGATCCACTGGAACTGGTTCCTGATCTTCCTCCCCATCTGGACCTTTGAcaccatcctcatcctcatgcTGATCGTGAAGATGGCAGGACGCTGCAAGCCAGACTTTGACCCCAGAGACGGCGAGCAGAGCCTGAAGAAGAGGCTGTGGTATCTGACGGCCCTGCTGCTGAAGCTGGCCTTCTGTCTGACACTGTGCTCCCACCTGGAGAGGCTGGCTGACATGTGGGTCAGCGtggtgtgtgtccctctgtgggTGCTGCTGGGGGGGGCGCTGGTGGAGCTGGGACACAGTGTTTTCCACTACAGGAGGGACTGA
- the prr5a gene encoding proline-rich protein 5a isoform X2 — MLDGLRRRHASRPSPRPLSLNFSTFSAPPPSPDMDSSSEHPIRRTLHRLKLMSSPSLSELGKSEKSSPEDRGEKQKRAGANATWNSIHNAVIAVFQKKGLADNELYVLNESVRHLLKTELGSFFTEYLQNQLLTKGMVILRDKIRFYEGQKLLDSLAETWDFFFCDVLSMLQAIFHPVQGKEPSVRQLALVHFRNTIVLSVKLEDALSRPRARVPPSVTQMLLILQGVHESRGVNEEYLRLESLVQKVVSPYLGTHGLCSGDGEEADCCVLEKRLSWGWPKPADQPSKNPVVRSKSYNIPLLLTPVAEYDPDASSVGSGGIRRHSACEIISCSEEQGLAYADMAPGSELSGATSSRLCVGSHFNGIVQAGASGVALPLPSPSIHPLHSSGALHGTEATTTMTDLSKGASSSPPSESSSPETIIGQVLDSADSDSDGIFIDFPSHSSEAMGYTREGRQSTV; from the exons GACTCTGCACCGGCTGAAGTTGATGAGCTCCCCCAGCCTGAGCGAGCTGGGCAAGAGTGAGAAAAGTTCAccggaggacagaggggagaaGCAGAAGAGGGCAGGAGCCAACGCCACCTGGAACAG CATCCACAACGCCGTCATCGCAGTCTTCCAGAAGAAAGGTCTGGCAGATAACGAACTCTACGTCCTCAACGAAAGTGTCCG GCATCTGCTGAAGACTGAGCTGGGGTCCTTCTTTACTGAATACCTTCAG aACCAGCTGCTGACAAAAGGCATGGTCATCCTCCGGGACAAGATAAGGTTCTACGAAG GTCAGAAGTTACTCGACTCTCTGGCAGAGACGTGggacttcttcttctgtgacgTCCTCTCCATGCTGCAGGCCATCTTTCATCCGGTGCAG GGTAAGGAGCCCTCGGTCCGACAGCTGGCTCTGGTGCACTTCAGGAACACCATCGTCTTAAGTGTAAAGTTAGAGGACGCCCTGTCTCGACCCCGGGCCCGAGTTCCCCCCTCTGTTACACAGATGCTGCTTATTCTACAG GGGGTCCACGAGTCCCGTGGTGTGAATGAGGAATACCTGAGGCTGGAGTCTCTGGTCCAGAAGGTGGTCTCACCGTACCTGGGCACGCACGGTCTTTGCTCAGGGGACGGAGAAGAGGCCGACTGCTGTGTCCTTG AGAAGCGTTTGTCGTGGGGCTGGCCCAAGCCCGCAGATCAACCGTCTAAAAACCCTGTGGTACGATCCAAGAGCTACAACATCCCTCTGCTGCTGACCCCGGTGGCTGAGTATGACCCAGATGCCAGCTCTGTTGGCAGTGGGGGAATTCGACGCCACTCGGCCTGTGAGATTATATCATGCTCGGAGGAACAAGGACTGGCCTACGCGGACATGGCCCCGGGATCCGAACTGTCAGGCGCCACCTCCAGCAGGCTGTGTGTGGGCTCTCACTTCAATG GTATTGTACAAGCAGGAGCCAGTGGCGTGGCCTTGCCTCTCCCGTCTCCCTCCATTCATCCCCTCCACTCCTCAGGAGCTCTCCACGGCACCGAGGCCACAACAACAATGACTGATCTTAGTAAGGGCGCATCCTCCTCGCCGCCCAGTGAATCATCCAGCCCCGAAACCATAATTGGACAAGTGCTCGACTCTGCAGACTCGGACTCAGATGGGATATTTATTGATTTCCCTTCTCACTCATCAGAAGCTATGGGGTACACTCGCGAAGGCAGGCAGAGCACCGTGTAG
- the prr5a gene encoding proline-rich protein 5a isoform X1, translating to MLDGLRRRHASRPSPRPLSLNFSTFSAPPPSPDMDSSSEHPIRRTLHRLKLMSSPSLSELGKSEKSSPEDRGEKQKRAGANATWNSIHNAVIAVFQKKGLADNELYVLNESVRHLLKTELGSFFTEYLQNQLLTKGMVILRDKIRFYEGTSALIRRLKIYCSEPSLNELSFLAPRSIAAGQKLLDSLAETWDFFFCDVLSMLQAIFHPVQGKEPSVRQLALVHFRNTIVLSVKLEDALSRPRARVPPSVTQMLLILQGVHESRGVNEEYLRLESLVQKVVSPYLGTHGLCSGDGEEADCCVLEKRLSWGWPKPADQPSKNPVVRSKSYNIPLLLTPVAEYDPDASSVGSGGIRRHSACEIISCSEEQGLAYADMAPGSELSGATSSRLCVGSHFNGIVQAGASGVALPLPSPSIHPLHSSGALHGTEATTTMTDLSKGASSSPPSESSSPETIIGQVLDSADSDSDGIFIDFPSHSSEAMGYTREGRQSTV from the exons GACTCTGCACCGGCTGAAGTTGATGAGCTCCCCCAGCCTGAGCGAGCTGGGCAAGAGTGAGAAAAGTTCAccggaggacagaggggagaaGCAGAAGAGGGCAGGAGCCAACGCCACCTGGAACAG CATCCACAACGCCGTCATCGCAGTCTTCCAGAAGAAAGGTCTGGCAGATAACGAACTCTACGTCCTCAACGAAAGTGTCCG GCATCTGCTGAAGACTGAGCTGGGGTCCTTCTTTACTGAATACCTTCAG aACCAGCTGCTGACAAAAGGCATGGTCATCCTCCGGGACAAGATAAGGTTCTACGAAGGTACGAGCGCTTTAATACGTCGtctgaaaatatattgtagTGAACCAAGCCTAAATGAACTGTCTTTTTTGGCTCCTCGTTCAATCGCTGCAGGTCAGAAGTTACTCGACTCTCTGGCAGAGACGTGggacttcttcttctgtgacgTCCTCTCCATGCTGCAGGCCATCTTTCATCCGGTGCAG GGTAAGGAGCCCTCGGTCCGACAGCTGGCTCTGGTGCACTTCAGGAACACCATCGTCTTAAGTGTAAAGTTAGAGGACGCCCTGTCTCGACCCCGGGCCCGAGTTCCCCCCTCTGTTACACAGATGCTGCTTATTCTACAG GGGGTCCACGAGTCCCGTGGTGTGAATGAGGAATACCTGAGGCTGGAGTCTCTGGTCCAGAAGGTGGTCTCACCGTACCTGGGCACGCACGGTCTTTGCTCAGGGGACGGAGAAGAGGCCGACTGCTGTGTCCTTG AGAAGCGTTTGTCGTGGGGCTGGCCCAAGCCCGCAGATCAACCGTCTAAAAACCCTGTGGTACGATCCAAGAGCTACAACATCCCTCTGCTGCTGACCCCGGTGGCTGAGTATGACCCAGATGCCAGCTCTGTTGGCAGTGGGGGAATTCGACGCCACTCGGCCTGTGAGATTATATCATGCTCGGAGGAACAAGGACTGGCCTACGCGGACATGGCCCCGGGATCCGAACTGTCAGGCGCCACCTCCAGCAGGCTGTGTGTGGGCTCTCACTTCAATG GTATTGTACAAGCAGGAGCCAGTGGCGTGGCCTTGCCTCTCCCGTCTCCCTCCATTCATCCCCTCCACTCCTCAGGAGCTCTCCACGGCACCGAGGCCACAACAACAATGACTGATCTTAGTAAGGGCGCATCCTCCTCGCCGCCCAGTGAATCATCCAGCCCCGAAACCATAATTGGACAAGTGCTCGACTCTGCAGACTCGGACTCAGATGGGATATTTATTGATTTCCCTTCTCACTCATCAGAAGCTATGGGGTACACTCGCGAAGGCAGGCAGAGCACCGTGTAG